Within Paroedura picta isolate Pp20150507F chromosome 13, Ppicta_v3.0, whole genome shotgun sequence, the genomic segment CGAAACCGCAACGACGTGTTCTACCTGCAGCCGGAGCGATCGTGCATCGCCGAGTCACCGCTGTGGTACTCGGTCATCCCCATGGACAAAAACATGCTCGAGAGCATGCTGAACCGTATCCTGGCCGTGCGCGAGATCTACGAGGAGCACAGCCGTGGGGGCGGCGGCCTGGATGACGATATGGACTGAGCGGGTGGCAGCCTGTCCAGAGGGAGACTGTGGGGCCCAGTGCTGCTCCAGCCAGATGGTGGGGAATGGGGAGGTGTGGCTAGCTGCCCCTTCCCTGCCTGGGGTTACAGGCATGTAGGACTCTTTCACACGCCCCACTCCATGCTAGTggcaacctgctcccccccccccccgaggggccAGCGCCTCCCGCCCTTCCCCCTCTTCCCGTGCTGCCTAggagtgcctgcctgcctgcctgcctgcctgctccttcccccctggCCAGGGTCTCCTTCTGGGGCACCAGGCTGGGAGAGGGCAGAGTAATGAATTGTTCCTTGGGGTCGAGGAGGACGTGGAGGGCATCCTGGCTGGTGTAGGGGCCTTGTTGGGTGGGCAGGAGCCTTCCTCTGAGTAGGGGGAGAGGGGCATTGGCTCCTTGTGTGCACATTCTCTTGCTTGGGGCTTTCTTCTCTGCCCTGGGtggcagccctccccctcccgacTGGATACTCTGCTGGGGGGAGCAGGCCCTAAATGACATCTGCCCTGCTTCCTCGAGGCACAGCTTGTCCACCGCCGCATGGGACAGCGGCTGCCCGGCATCCCTACTCCTtccttctttgtgtgtgtgtgtgtgtgttgcgttGAACTCTGAGCTATGGCTGGTGGTGGTGCCGTCTGTCGAGcctgtatatattgttctggcCCAGCCCCTGTCTGTATCCTTGTCACGAGTGAGCCAGTTGCGGGTCTCATTGTAGTGATACCGGGGTGCTAGGACCCGCCCCGTGTCTCTCTGGAAACCATTCATTTCAAATAAAGGCACAAAACCTGCGTGCTGTCTTTGCCTCTCTTTTGGCAGTGAGGACAGGCTGCGGCTTCTCCTGGTCGGCTCCGCTTCCCTGCATCGGAGCCTGCGTACCAGCTGGCGTCCAAGACCGAGGCGAGGGGCCGgggctcagtgctagagcatctgATTTGCACGTGGAAAGCCCCAGGTttgatccttggcatctccaggtagagaaaggcttcagtgatgtgaaagacctgaaaCTCAGAGCACTTGCTTGCCAGAATATAGTCCCTGTATTCCAGTGCTGTGACAGACTCATGTGCAGAGGAGAGGCGAGTTCAGTCTCTGCCATAACTCTCCCCCCTTTGCTTCCCTGTTTGTAACTGGGGGACCCATGGAGGCGTTTCTGCCTGTTGCTTGGGTGTCTCTGTCTGTTCCTGACCACCAGGTGGCAGGAGGCTTTGCAGACCTCACCCTAGACCCAAACATGAGGCACACACCCAGCTCTCTCTGCTGCTGGctttcctgcttttccttccaAAGGACAAAAGGGACGGCTTCTACCACTCTTAAAAGGGGGGGATATGGAAAGTACCATTTGTTCTTATGTGCTCTGTTTAGCCATGAGACCAGCCCAGAATGTTCTGCTCTGTTGCAGAGACCACCGGTGCAGTCTCCGCTCCTGTCCCTCTCTTTAGCTATGTCTGCCGATCTTTAAAGGGGCAGCGCCCAGGCAACGAAAGGGTTCTCCCCTCATCAGCACTCCCACTTCTCTCTTTCAAGGCTCCTGGCTTCTGCATCTCTTCTTCTCTAGTCAGGCAATGGGGAGAGGCTTGGGGGGTTGGGTTCTAGGCCGGTTATGTCAGCTCCACTGCCAGCCTCTGGTGGGCTAAACAGCTAGGTCACTGGGCTTCCATTTGCTGCTGGTCTTGCCACACTTGCTGTCTCGCTTCTGGCTTGCAACCCAAGTGGGGCTGTCTGTcaccacccctgctccagggctCTCCCCCCTAGTGGCTTTGTCACCCACCTGCACAGAGATACTATGGGATGGAGTCGGGTTGTCGTGTCCCTGGGGGTCAGGGCCCATAGCTGCGTCCTCGGCACCTGGACTGCATCGGGCTGACTGCCTTGTCCTGCATTTGGTGAAGGCCACGTGGTACATCTCTACTACGTTGagcaggagggagaggcaggccaCAGCTAGCATGAAGAGGATGAAGATAGTTTTTTCAGTGGGGCGGGAGATGTAGCAATTGACTGTGTTGGGGCAGGGCCAGCGGCTGCAAGTGTAGAGAGGTTTCAGCTCGAAACCGTACAGGACATACTGGCCCAAGATGAAGCCCACTTCAAAGAGGGTCTTGAAGATGATGTTGCAAATGTAAGTCCTCAGAATGGCTCCTTGGAGGCGGATCCTGCCTTGAGTATCCCGAACAGAGGCCCTAGTGGGATCAGGCTGCCCCATAAGGGAGCCCCCCAGAGCTTCCAGGTTTTCCTGCTTGCTCTGTTCCGTGCGCACCAGGTGCAGGATGTGGCCCAGGTAGATGAGGCTGGGTGTGGAGACAAAGATGATCTGCAGCACCCAGAACCGGATGTGGGAGATGGGGAAGGTCTGGTCATAGCAGACgctctggcagccaggctgcTTGGTGTCGCAGGAGAAGTTGGACTGCTCATCCCCCCACACCTTCTCAGCCGCAGCCCCCAGCACCAGGATGCGGAAGATGAAGAGCACTGTCAGCCAGACCTTGCCCACCACTGTGGACTGCTCTTGCACACTCTCCAGGAGCCTTCCAAGCAGGTGCCAGTCCCCCATGGACACGAGAATAGTTTGCCCTgaaagagaggggagggcagatgcCATTAGAGGCACTTTCACACAAAGGGAGCAAGGTGCCGCGAGGGGCAGGATCTTCCTGTGCTGAGCTAGCTGACCCGGCTCCTCCTGCCTTTGTTCTCTGGTTGTGCCCATTGTGTCTCTCAAAGCTTGAGTTTAACCTGACCAGAGACAACAAAGGCCCAAGGCCTGGCTAACCAGTTACTGGCCAGGAGTAGCAGCTCCACTTCTTTCCTGTATTTAGCTCTGCTGGCCCTGCAGCACAGCCAAATTATATTAGTCTGCAGCATTACCCCTAGCCTAAGGGAAACATACAGGGGCCACAATGCCACTGCCCTATACAAAAACTGAAATTCCTGCAGGTATGCCATTGAGGCAGGAGCAAGGAAATCCCTGCAGTAGCTGCAGCAAAACTCACCACGTCCAGCTTCAGAAGCTCCCGCATCAAGCAGCTGCAGTCCCGTTGAGCATCTCTTGTCCAAAGAACGTTGAGGAAGCGGAAAGCAAGAGCCCACAGGTGCCCGACCAGCGGTTCCCGTTTGTTGGTACGACCACCGGGGAACTGAGCTCTTGAGtctctgctcaaggcaggagcCTTGTTGCCACCAGAGCTTTGTTGCTCATTGGCTCTTGCCATGACTGACCGGCACAGTAGCcactggggggttggggggcgaCCTCTGTCTTTATTTTCGGCTTGGGCACTTTGCTAATTATAACCCCTCCTGCAGGGTGAGTGTGCATGGTACAGGGGTTATATTTAGGTAAGTGCTCTCCAGCTTGCAGGACCTTGGAATGACCCGCCTCCGGCTGCATGTGTGCTGTTAGAGGGTCATTTCCTTCCTCTGGCTGGCCCAGCATGGGAACCATAGCAGTCCGCTCCCCTTTACGGCTGACTCCTTCCTCCAACCTGGAGCGGCATGACATTGTGGGGAAGTGCTTCCTCCAGCACAACTTTCCATCTGCTCCCATATCAGCGACAGGGTCGCCAGCCGCTCTCCTCTGTGACCCCTTCTGTGGGCCACTAGGAGAGGTAGGTGAGCAGCTGCAGTTAACAGTTGTGGACTCTGTCCTTTTGTTGTCCCACTGGCAAACATTCCCTGTGCCCTTGCATAGCAATTGGGCCTGCAGAGGTTAGAGATTGCTTGGAACAAACAAAGTCAAAATGTTTTAACAGTGGTGACAGCGGATTCTTATCCACCTGCTGTGTGAACCGGACCAGCAAGTTGCTTGTTCTGAACGGCTGGTGCCTCGTCAGTCTTGCTTCAGGTGGGCtagcttttaaaaagtggcacGTGTAGGGGTGGTAAAGACTTAACAAAATTCAAAAAGCATCAGTTATGCATAACCATTTTATtgcctataataataataataacaaatactGCCATGTGATACATACAAGGAGGGGGGCTTTCATTCAGCCTGATAAAAGATCCTGGGAAACTCAAAACCTCCAGCCACTTCTGGGctattttggttggtcctaaaacagtaatgactggggaaggcactggcaaggccaccctgtattgagtctgccacgaatacgctagagggcgtcaccccaagggtcagacaggacccggtgcttgcacaggggatacctttacctttttaatctaAAGCTattacagggctgttgtttttGGAGTAGTTCTATGGATGTATATGGCATTCTTCCATATAAAAATGTGAACAACTAAAATCAGGAAGGGTCAGAGATCAGGCACGGGAGCTGGCATCCTCTTTTGCCACAGTCATATCAAAATACTCCCCAAAGATacagaattattatttttcacCATTTcagagaaaagggaagatttGGATTGCTGAGTACAGGCAAGGCATGTCCACTCGAACCCCACTACTCTCCAGGACTGGCTCCGCTTCCCTCAATCCTACCTGGCTGAGCAACCCAAAACAACCTTACTCAGAATTAAGCCCTACTCTATTTAGGAAAATGTTCTTCAGACGGAAAGCCTGGTCTTCGTAGTCAGCTGACAGGAGTCTCCCTCTAGTGGCGTCTGTAAGGCAGCAAACTTGAACAAGGACTCCATGGGGAAAGATTTGACCTCTGTCTTACAGCTGAACATGTGAACTGCCTGTGTTGAAATGTCCTGTGCTCAAGGTGTTTGTGGTGGAACAGGGATATGAAACCGGGGAGAAGagcgccccccccacacacacacacacaaaccttggCTTGGCAACCTCCCAACCTTTCCCTTGCCAAATGAGAGCAATAACCAAGACTAAGGATTGGTCCCACTTTTACACCTGTCCCCTTGGCAAAATTTGAAGAGGGCTCCTGTCTGTCATTCCTGCCTAGGCAATTGGCTCCTCTTGGACTTCTCCCTACCCTGCTGGGGAGGGgcacaggagccctgctggggcaAAAAGATGGCAGTCCTGCACGGCGGCCTCCTCCTCTGGTGCTTGTGTCACGACCGCTCAGATTCAGGACACAGAAGATGGCCATTGGGTGCCAGGCTATAAACACACAGACTGAAGCAGCTGTTGTATGGCCCTGCAGAAAGGCAGGCGTCCTTGTGGTTTTATTTCTGCGCTGCAAAACTGCAACATTTACAGTGATGAAATCAAAATTTTGCTTCCAGAATTTACAAAGCAAAAGGATGCACATTGTGAGATTATATTGATTTCTCCACCCCTTTGCTTTTGGATTACAATGAGCACAAGGTGGTATGGGACACAAGGAAGACAGGGAAGGGTCTCCCAGAACTGCCGCTGTAACTGAGGTCTGCTTGGAGGccactgttatttttttttcaatcattatttaaatttatttcccaccactcctgagaacagctcgtggcgggttacaaattgtccccgctaaaattccattaaaaacattacaagGGAAATAAATCatacaataaaaaacaaaacgaTGGTGCAATTATTTGATTCTCCCATCCCCCCAATACACATCTCATAAGGGAGTGGGGAAGAGGTGGCCATTGATGACATATGGCCCAACACTGCCTAgcaccaggggtgggggggtggcagcaatcagatcttcctcaccgccccggcctcaactgtagacctggcggaagagctccgttttgcaggccctgcggaatgctgaaagctcccacagggcctgcagcttggccgggagctcattccaccaggtaggggccaggactgaaaaggccctggccctggatgaatgaggccaggtgtgcttctctggggccaggaatgaccagtaagttggtaCCCACGAAGtgtaaggctctgcagggggcatagggcgacaggcattccttcaggtatgtgggacccagaccgcaaagggccttaaaggtcaaaacctcgTATCAGacctgggcagtagctggcaaccaatacagctgcctcagcacaggctggatagggGCCTTCCAAGATATTCTTggtaggaccctagcagctgcattttgtatcaactgcaatttccggatcagggacaagagCAGGCCTGTGTagtgtgagttacagaaatctattctggaggtgtccATGGCATGGATCACCGTAGCCTGGAGGTGAGAACATGCTTggccagctaccctcttgaccttgtgcctccatggtaagtgaggcatccatggtcacacacaaatttctggcctggggtGCAGTCataagttgtgtccctgccagagTAATCACTCTTCCTGACCTGCCCCCCtacatcccagccacaggacctccgtcttggaggggctgcaTTTCAGATGagtctgctcaagccattcagccactgcttccaagcatctggcaaagGTTCTGGGGGGTTGTCCGGGTGGCCAcccatgaagagatagagctgggtatcatcagcctattgatgacaacccagcccaaagctctgcaccagctgggccagagggcgcataaagatgttaaaaagcacaGGGGGAGAGAACTGCGCCCTGTAGGATCCCACAAGGCAGTCAGTAGGAGTGTAACAAATCCTCCCCcgcagcaaccctctgggtccggttataGCAAAAGGAGCATAATCCATTTCCCCATCCTGGTGAggcggtgggccaacaactcaggTCGACCATATCAAAAGCAGCTGACCAATTTAACAGAACAAGCATGGCCAATccaccccgatccagctggcaacAAAGGTCACCCATTagggtgaccagcaccatctctaccttgtggccaggatggaagccagactgatttgggtcaagagccaaagtttcatccaagaatgccaggagctggtctgccgcggccctgccaactaccttacccaggaacaccaaatgcgaaactgggcaaTAGCTGACAGGGTCCCACAGGTCCAGAGATGTCCCTGCCCTACTCTCCCGAGCAGCACTTAGAGAGATCAAATTAAAATCTTGCAAACATTCTGCAGCTGTTAGGTTCTGTGACTACTCCTATTCTTACCAAATCCATGGAAAATGTTCCTCTAGGCAGCAGACAGGCTGTCAGCAGGGAGCTAAAAGAATGGTCAGCACCACTGATTAAATGAAGGCAGGTAGAGGGACCTAAGGCACTGTGAGGGAACTTCCTTCCTAAGAAAGACATTGCCAGCTTCCAACCACAGCAACCAGCAGCCAAGTCTTGCATTCCCTTCCCTGTCCTGATCTCCTGCAACCAAGCACCACCTCCATTGTCCCAATACCCTTAGCAAGCTGAACAGCGGTCCGTCTTCTCCTGTGCCCCTGAATTGCGACGGAGAATGTCCTTGAGGGAGCTGTCCTGTTCCGTCAGCAGCTGGTTGATTTCATTCTGCTTGTACTCGGACAGCTTGTGGCCCAGGAAGGAGCCCTTCCCTGAAGATGGATTGGGGTTTCGGTGACCGCGGCGGGCACATGCCCGCACCAGCAGGTATGCCAATTCAACCAAGTTGAGAACTATACAAATGCCGGAGGTGGTCAGCATGAAAACCGTGAAAATTGTCTTCTCCGTGGGCCGTGAGACAAAGCAGTCAACAAAGTTGGGGCAGGGGTAATCGTTGCATTTGACCAGACGGACCATCTGATACCCAGGGTAGATGACGTAAAAGATGTACATGAAGGTTCCTTCAAAGATG encodes:
- the LOC143822985 gene encoding gap junction alpha-3 protein-like, with the translated sequence MGDWHLLGRLLESVQEQSTVVGKVWLTVLFIFRILVLGAAAEKVWGDEQSNFSCDTKQPGCQSVCYDQTFPISHIRFWVLQIIFVSTPSLIYLGHILHLVRTEQSKQENLEALGGSLMGQPDPTRASVRDTQGRIRLQGAILRTYICNIIFKTLFEVGFILGQYVLYGFELKPLYTCSRWPCPNTVNCYISRPTEKTIFILFMLAVACLSLLLNVVEMYHVAFTKCRTRQSARCSPGAEDAAMGPDPQGHDNPTPSHSISVQVGDKATRGESPGAGVVTDSPTWVASQKRDSKCGKTSSKWKPSDLAV